From Bacteroidales bacterium, one genomic window encodes:
- a CDS encoding fimbrillin family protein — MKLKPFFLSAAIISSVSVLLLCACSKSDVGNSGAAGKYKVNLSGTIATDGTKAELVDNGSLLKVYWSATDAIKVINTSKSNAVATLSTSGNSGTSGSASFSGDFSVAPDAGDNLVAFYPSTLSVSGATATVDLSAQGGTLDDVKTRMVMMATAAYSSSTKLSFANETAILKFEYTFPVACTVTGLTLTTPDGSLINKEELSSSGWSNPTKGDINVTLSSAISVAAGDVKTFYVAVFPESGITDLIVTAHTSAGEYLTNTRSASVAFIQGKYHTMTKTLKSMIGSYYYSDGTWGDLEDNNRMVSGVMAKTAIGVIFSTEPSTKDKGFGFTHGYAMALKNAARYQNAFWSSHDDYKDINDQSAYITDLSAMIADLDGYSHCHGFITSPKTNGYYDFNSTNYPAIYAALNFGTASYGSVINAAPSGTLNSGWYLPSIGQIYLILKNLGKLTDPLKDSHTYWHLDDTKYLEIAKNINSYIYEVLNSNANTSIVNNPLSTASNISDYFLGLKDPTASGCDFSAVKYGYYMQSSTEYSEYQNIDCSFQSSGYVINISSEFKTGSSSTTAFAARSVIAF; from the coding sequence ATGAAACTAAAACCATTTTTTTTATCCGCAGCTATAATATCTTCAGTTTCTGTGCTGCTGCTATGCGCATGCTCTAAAAGTGATGTCGGCAATTCTGGAGCTGCCGGCAAGTACAAAGTTAATCTGTCTGGAACCATAGCAACTGACGGCACAAAGGCAGAACTTGTTGACAACGGCTCTTTGCTGAAGGTTTATTGGTCAGCTACTGACGCAATTAAGGTTATTAATACCAGCAAGAGCAATGCTGTTGCAACGCTCTCCACGTCAGGTAATAGCGGCACTTCCGGCAGCGCAAGCTTCAGCGGAGATTTTAGCGTGGCTCCAGATGCGGGAGATAACTTGGTTGCATTTTATCCCTCCACGCTATCAGTCAGCGGCGCCACGGCAACAGTAGATTTATCGGCTCAGGGCGGCACTCTTGACGATGTGAAAACACGGATGGTTATGATGGCAACTGCCGCATACAGCTCATCCACAAAACTGTCTTTTGCAAATGAGACAGCAATATTAAAATTTGAATATACATTCCCTGTCGCATGTACCGTAACCGGCTTGACTCTTACTACTCCCGACGGGTCATTAATAAATAAGGAAGAGTTGAGTTCAAGCGGCTGGAGCAATCCGACAAAAGGGGACATTAACGTAACCCTTTCCTCTGCAATTAGTGTTGCAGCGGGCGATGTTAAGACTTTTTATGTAGCGGTGTTCCCGGAATCCGGTATCACAGACCTGATTGTAACGGCTCACACGTCCGCAGGCGAATACCTTACAAATACAAGATCAGCAAGTGTCGCTTTTATCCAAGGCAAATATCACACAATGACAAAGACTCTTAAAAGTATGATAGGTTCTTACTATTATTCTGATGGAACATGGGGAGATTTAGAAGATAACAATAGAATGGTGAGTGGTGTTATGGCTAAAACTGCGATAGGGGTAATCTTCTCCACTGAGCCGAGTACCAAGGATAAAGGATTTGGTTTCACCCACGGGTATGCCATGGCACTTAAAAATGCAGCAAGGTACCAAAACGCCTTCTGGTCTTCACATGATGACTATAAGGACATTAATGACCAGTCCGCATATATAACGGATTTATCCGCAATGATTGCAGACCTTGATGGCTACTCTCACTGCCACGGCTTTATTACCTCTCCAAAAACCAACGGCTATTATGATTTTAATTCAACAAATTACCCCGCTATTTATGCAGCGCTCAACTTTGGTACGGCATCTTACGGCAGCGTGATTAATGCCGCACCTTCCGGTACGCTCAACAGCGGCTGGTACCTGCCAAGCATTGGACAAATTTACCTAATATTGAAAAATCTTGGCAAGCTGACGGACCCCCTTAAAGATAGTCATACTTACTGGCATTTGGATGATACAAAATATCTTGAGATTGCAAAAAATATTAATTCTTACATATATGAAGTATTGAATAGTAATGCAAACACCAGTATTGTAAATAATCCTCTCAGTACAGCAAGTAACATTTCCGATTATTTCCTTGGCCTGAAGGACCCTACGGCATCAGGATGTGATTTTTCAGCTGTAAAATATGGTTATTATATGCAGTCAAGCACTGAATATTCTGAGTATCAAAATATTGACTGCAGTTTCCAGAGTTCTGGTTATGTAATTAATATTTCTTCTGAATTCAAAACGGGAAGTAGTAGCACGACGGCGTTTGCTGCGCGCAGCGTGATTGCTTTTTAA
- a CDS encoding M28 family peptidase: MMKHVLAIALMAALLCGRQAHGQTFHNPFLSPDSYSSIAQLSAADSACYPDTPLSSISQFGARRCVTSLASKEAAGRATGTDGIACARNYIIDRYLQAGIKPLSSTGAYAHGFYFYTKGGMKLLGANVIGYIPSRSGSKEWIVIGAHYDHLGTIGEKIYYGADDNASGVAVLLELANAFGSAYKRNMLPEKNILFIAFDGKEFNRAGSLEFIRNGGIHPSDISLMINLDQIGSTLAPPGKSKDYMLILGREKVDANIVRKINYLNKAYGLNLDLDYTFYGSKSFYKIFSGLSDQRSFTDYHAPALLFTSGITENTYKTTDTEDTITYSTLIARTRLIYLLVFSLVK; the protein is encoded by the coding sequence ATGATGAAACACGTTTTGGCAATTGCACTCATGGCAGCTCTTTTATGCGGCAGGCAAGCACACGGCCAAACTTTTCATAATCCCTTTTTATCTCCCGACAGTTATTCTTCAATTGCCCAGCTTTCAGCAGCGGACTCTGCTTGTTATCCTGATACACCTCTCTCTTCAATATCACAGTTTGGCGCACGCCGCTGCGTTACGTCACTTGCAAGCAAAGAGGCTGCGGGGAGAGCCACCGGCACGGACGGCATTGCTTGCGCCCGCAACTATATAATTGACAGATATTTGCAGGCAGGCATAAAGCCATTGAGCAGCACCGGCGCTTATGCACACGGATTTTACTTCTATACAAAAGGCGGAATGAAACTGCTTGGTGCAAACGTAATTGGCTATATACCATCACGTTCCGGCAGCAAGGAGTGGATTGTAATAGGAGCACACTATGACCATCTGGGAACCATCGGGGAAAAAATTTATTACGGCGCAGATGATAACGCCTCCGGCGTTGCAGTATTGCTGGAGCTTGCAAATGCCTTTGGCTCAGCATATAAAAGAAATATGCTGCCGGAAAAAAATATTCTGTTTATTGCATTTGACGGCAAGGAATTTAACCGCGCGGGGAGCCTTGAGTTTATAAGAAACGGCGGCATTCACCCCTCAGATATTTCTCTGATGATTAACCTGGACCAAATTGGAAGCACCCTTGCACCTCCCGGGAAATCAAAAGATTACATGCTCATACTAGGCAGGGAAAAAGTGGATGCAAACATCGTGAGGAAAATAAATTACCTCAACAAGGCATACGGACTGAACCTGGATTTGGACTACACATTTTATGGCAGCAAATCTTTCTACAAAATTTTCTCCGGCCTGTCTGACCAGCGCTCATTCACAGATTACCACGCTCCCGCACTCCTTTTCACCAGCGGCATCACGGAGAACACTTACAAAACAACTGATACAGAGGACACTATCACCTACTCCACCCTCATTGCCCGCACCCGGCTCATCTATCTGCTGGTCTTTTCACTTGTAAAATAA
- the mtgA gene encoding monofunctional biosynthetic peptidoglycan transglycosylase, whose translation MKVRKRSGCLKTLFITIPLWFIGITIGLVIVLKWVPVWVTPVMVQKSIVNVGDSTYHTYKTWKSLKHISNSMGMAVMAGEDSRFLSHWGFDFVEINNAITTNAEGNSLRGASTISQQTAKNVFLLPGRTWIRKGLEAYFTLLIEGIWGKRRIMEVYLNVAEMGKGIFGAEAAAQHLFNTSAENLTRRQCALIAATLPNPLIMHSDRPSRYVRYRATVIQSLMRKIPRPKWLGGTETRWTQRMDRNIKKRNSKALMRTVKKVNKNVSKKVVKKLSGSGKEK comes from the coding sequence ATGAAAGTAAGAAAAAGAAGCGGTTGCCTTAAAACATTATTCATCACTATTCCGTTGTGGTTCATTGGAATTACAATTGGGCTGGTGATTGTTTTGAAGTGGGTGCCGGTGTGGGTGACTCCTGTGATGGTTCAGAAAAGCATTGTAAATGTGGGGGATAGCACGTATCACACTTATAAAACATGGAAGTCTTTGAAGCATATTTCCAACAGCATGGGGATGGCGGTTATGGCGGGGGAGGACAGCAGATTCCTGAGCCACTGGGGTTTTGACTTTGTGGAGATTAACAATGCTATCACTACAAATGCTGAGGGCAATTCATTAAGAGGTGCAAGTACAATTTCCCAGCAGACCGCAAAGAATGTTTTTCTTCTTCCCGGAAGGACCTGGATAAGAAAGGGTTTGGAGGCTTACTTTACTTTGCTGATAGAGGGCATCTGGGGAAAGCGGAGAATTATGGAGGTCTATTTGAATGTTGCGGAGATGGGGAAAGGTATCTTTGGAGCTGAGGCTGCGGCACAGCATTTGTTTAATACAAGCGCAGAAAATCTGACCAGAAGACAGTGCGCTCTTATTGCCGCAACTCTGCCAAATCCTCTGATAATGCATTCGGACAGGCCGTCCAGATATGTGCGCTACAGAGCAACTGTTATTCAGTCTCTTATGAGGAAAATCCCGCGCCCTAAATGGCTTGGCGGAACTGAGACAAGATGGACGCAAAGGATGGACCGCAACATTAAAAAAAGAAACAGCAAGGCGCTGATGAGGACGGTGAAGAAGGTGAATAAAAATGTGAGCAAGAAGGTAGTGAAGAAACTTTCCGGAAGCGGCAAAGAGAAATAA